The sequence attttctttttcacctCCTCAGTTATAACAACATTATAAGCACCAGCATTTTCAGTATTATCATCATTATCAGCACCAGCAGCTATGCAACAACGACTTCAGCTTCTGCCGCAACTTCTTCTTATATCAGAACCTCCATCTCTATATTATCATGCTTCCTAATGTAATCTCGGCTCCTATGCTTTGCATATTGGATAAGCTCAATAATTTTTCATGAGCAAGTAAATCATCCAAATCAATTGCTTTCTTCAGTTTTGTTTCTATTCCATATACAAATTTATACATAGatctcacaatttttttttatttttttggctaTCTATCCACATATTTTTGTTCGGCAACTTGAAAGTAGCATCTTTCCTTACCGTTATCCATATCtacaaaaaataaattcaagaaCAAAGAGAAAGATATAAGTATGACTAAAGAAGAATGGTTTCAAAATCAAGGGGACAAAATCAGTGCGTATAATACATACATATCCACCGAttatgaagaaggagaaaagtCGAGAGAAATGAGACCAAATAATCGGTGGATGATTAACATGCATATCCACCGATTCTTAAGATGGATAAAAACTCCAGAAAAATGAGTTCCACAAAATCGGTTGGATATAACACATGCATATCCACCGATTATGAAGAAGGAGAAAACTTCAGAAAAATTGGGTCCCCGAAATCGGTGGATGGAACATATCCATATCCACTTATTCTAGAAAAggtggaaaaaaaaatgaacaaaactAGTGGATGAAACATAGCCATATCCACCGATTCCAGAAAggtgaaaaaccaaaaaaaatgtaaTACTCGTGGATAAAACACATGATTACCCACTGATTGTTACTACACAAAATAAAAGAACAGTAAACACAACAGAATCGGCCGATGCAGATGCATAGTATATACCGATTTTCCTAATCGACAGATACAAATTACAGTATTGGCCAATTGTTGGCCAATTGGACAAATCGGCGCAAGTAGATGCGTCTTATCCGCCTGTTCGATATATATGGTGGGGACATTCAGTCATAATGAAGAAGACCAATATTTTTCaatgaagaaaattgaaaaaaCCCGAAGAATAATGGAATTTGAATCCTAACACCATCCCTAAACCGATCTCCTCAATAAAATACATGTATCTAATacttaatatttttatatttatccatgTATTTTTGTTTGGATGTACTTGATTATACAATCTTATTATTTAACGTACGAAATTAATCTTGTGCGCTTTATTAGTACTTAATGAGAATGATAAGAGAAATAAAGCAAAGTATTAATCAGAAACCATACAGAGCCATCCAGCACAACTACAAAGAAGGATACCATGCGGCAGACGACCTTGCTAATCACGTAGCGGATGAAAGTCAAACAGGGAATTTTGAAACCAAAATATAGGAATAGGCGATCCTAAATTTCATTAATCAAATTGTACTCCGCGCCATGGGGAATAGACAATCTTGTGTAATTTCCATCTAATTTCTCTAATAAAtacatgtttcaaaaaaaaaaaaatactgaaaaaATACGCCTATCATACGAAATTGGAGTtcctcaaaaaattaaaaaaattatagcGTTTGACAGATACAAGTCCCAACCAATCCGTAACACTTTGAGTGCATGGACGGGCCAAAGCCAAACTACCCATACTCATAGTACTGTACGTCAATACTTTTAAGGTATGTGTATTCGTAAATGGTAACGAGAATATGTTGTGCCAATTTTGTTATTTCAAAAGCTGatacgaaaaaagaaaaaacatgacACGGTCAAAAGGTGAAAATATCCAACCATCACAGTCAAATATGAATGATCATCAGACAACTGCACATGATGATGAATATTGATGATTCCATCTCTTTAAAGCCAGAGTTTTACTTTGCATGATGTCGCCATGGTGGTTACCGAGTTAACTCACTTTTATTGAGTCACTAAGTGTTAATGACAGTCGAGGGTTTACAAGTCTGAATTCTGAAAGTAAATTCAGTCGGCAAAATCCGACTAAAAACAGTGTTGCAGTCGACTGAGTCCACGCGGTATTTGTCTGCAACTCTGGACAGAAAAACCAGTGGCATAGTTTTGCCTACTTACTACTTTGAcattacattttgtcattttctcaCAGGCCAtcatcttaagcaaatgtatagaAACAGAAATCAGGAATTTGAAGCCAGAGAATAGAACAGAGACTCCAAAATAAGAAACGAAACACAAAAAAGTAAAAACGCGTATCGAAATTTTGGAATCCAGTATAGACAGACTACGATCGCTCCCCCAGTGGAACTATGCCGTGTAGTGGAATTGAGTCATGCAAACCCACGTTAAAGGTAGGGTTAAAAAACACCTTGTCGTGCTGCAGTAGGGCTAACAGAGATAAGCCTACGCCAATCAAGTGGTGAATCACTGTAGACCTACTTTAAACGTAAGTGACCATAAAAGATTCACACCTCTCAACATCGCAGCAAAATAGGGCCACACAAAGTTTTCCTGTTTTAGAGTAAATATCCACTATTTCTCAGTGTTTTACAGCCAATGTACTCCCAAATCAATTATCCATAAAGCCACAATTAGGTTAAAATAAATTACCTTAAGCTTTTCAAGATATGGTGTCTGCATATGATTAAAAAgggataatcaaaatcaaaatgcgATTAAAGTGTCGGTATACGTGGACCCATAATTTAATCGTGTGGCACAGTATAGATGGTAAGTACCGAAACACAATATCTTACTTCCCCCTCAGCATCACTTCTTTTTTGCTTTCCACTCTCAAAACACACACACAACTCTCTGCCTTTTTATCTCCCTCTCTCTCACCAGTTCTCGCACACTCTCTGTCTATAATCCCAAGCAGCAGCTTCTATTTAAACCAAAGAAACCAATAACATTTTCACTCAACTCTCTTCTCAATCACTTCCCATGTTAACTGTATAAACAACACATTCCATATTCAAACACCATGAACAGACtccattttcttttctcttttcttcttctcttttcatcGTCATTTCTTTATGTAAATGGAGAGAAGAACCCATTTACAGCAAAAGCTTCGTTGATTCGTTATTGGAATCTAAAGATTTCCAATAATCTACCAAAACCCACTTTTCTAATCTCAAAAGCATCACCGTTGAATGCTGTAGATTCATCATTTTATACCAAACTAGCTGATCAAAACTCATTATCACCTCACTTGCCATCTTTCTGTTCATCAGCGAATTTGATGTGTATGACCGATTTAACCCCGAGTTTATCAAAGCACAGTGACGATGTTTCCTTCACTAAATACTCTGAGAGAAACTTCACCAATTACGGTACAAATCGACTCGGTGGTGTCGACTCGTTCAAGAACTACTCGGATGATCAAAACCTGGCAGCTGACTCGTTCAGAAGATACAGTCGTGACTCAGTTGGTCATTCAGACAAATTCTCGAATTACCAACCTGATGGAAATGTTGCTGATACTAGTTTCAATAGTTACGCAACTAAAGCCACTGGTGGTTCTGGCGACTTCAACAATTACAACCCCAATAAAAACGTACCCAATCTTAAATTCACCAGTTACGCCGATGAGGGAAACGGTCGAGTTCAGGAATTTACGCATTATACAGATAACGTTAATGCTGGAGATGAGAAATttactagttatggtaaaaatggtAATGCAGTTACCAGTGGGTTTTCGAGTTATGGTAAAAGCTCCAATGTAATGGGTTCTACTTTTCAGAATTATGGTGAGTCAGGTAATGCTGCCAATGATTCATTTACTTCTTATGCTTTCGATACAAATAACCCACAGAATAATTTCAACAACTATGGTGCTGAGGGAAATGCTGCTACTGAGAAATTCACTAGTTACAGAGATCAAGCAAATGTAGGTGATGATTCTTTTACATCTTATGCTAAGAAATCTAATTCTGCAAAAGTCGACTTTATAAATTATGGGAAATCTTTCAACGAAGGTAGTGATAAGTTCTCTGGGTATGGCCAAAAAGCAAGTAATCAGCAGATTGGGTTTGCGATTTATGGTATTAACAATTCTTTTActgattataaagataaaaaaagtaTTTCTTTTGCTCAATATACTAAGAGAACTTCTTCTGGGATTATTACTAGCTCATTGATGGATGGTCATGGTCATGGTCACAGTGGCAGTACCGTAAATAGATGGGTTGAACCAGGTAAATTCTTCAGAGAGTCGAATTTGAAGAGTGGAAATGTTATGCCAATGCCTGATATCAGAGATAAGATGCCCAAAAGATCATTTTTGCCCCGGTCAATTTCATCCAAATTGCCGTTTTCATCTTCGAAAATTTCGGAACTGAAGTCCATTTTCCATGCTGATGAGAATTCAACAATGGAAGGGATTTTGAAAAATACGGTGGGTGAATGTGAGAGAGTTCCAAGTGAAGGTGAAACGAAAAAATGTGTTGGTTCGATTGAAGACATGATAGATTTTGCAACATCAGTGTTGGGTCAAAATGTTGTTGTGAGAAGTACCGAGTCAGTAAAAGGGTCAAAACAAGATATTATGATTGGTCAAGTCAAAGGAATCAATGGTGGTCAAGTGACGAAATCTGTTTCTTGTCATCAGAGTTTATATCCTTATTTGGTTTATTACTGTCATTCTGTTCCTAAAGTCAGGGTTTACGAAGCTGAGATTTTGGATGCAAAGActaaagagaagatcaacaaAGGTACTGCTATTTGTCATGTGGATACATCTTCTTGGAGTCCAACGCATGGAGCATTTTTGGCTTTAGGATCACAGCCAGGAAAGATTGAAGTTTGTCATTGGATCTTTGAGAATGATATGACTTGGGCTAGAGCCGATTAAGTGCTTCTTCAAAAATGCCACTCACATTGTGTCCGTAGGTTGTATGCTAGCTGGTTTTCACTCCTCTGCTACTAGTATGGCATTATATAAAAGTGATGTTTTTCTTAGCCAAGGCATGTCTATGTTTTCCAAGTGTTTTAGGTTTAATGTGGGGAATGAAATTGTTCCAATATCACTTTCTAATATATATTAAAATTAGTGTTATATCACTTCCTAAACTCGCCCTCACCTATCATGTTCCACTGAAATACAATTGGTACAATAAGTTTGGTTCAAGTTTATCGACCAGACTTCAAATCATTTTTAAATCTAATATTTATTGGTTAATCCCTTTTTAATTATGGATCTAATCATTTCATATATCTCTCCAAAAATCCTAATTTCTTTTTGAAGATAGACCACTATGAGCTAAATGCAGTGATGTATACAACCTGGTTCTGATAAAAGAAAATGACATCGAACGTTTTCCATCACTTTGGGAAATTTACAAATAACTTTAGCTGACCCATTCCGGTTCACATGTTTCTACTAAATACTCTAATTGTTGATCTTTGCAGAAAGACCCAAAAGACACAAGCTAACTAAGTATAAGCTTTCATACgtatataatccataaatagagCTTTCAAATATCAGAGGCAGTCGCATTCAGAGCCATGAATAACACAGTGGACAACCTTCAAAGTTGTCATATGAGAAGTAATGGCATGGGGGAAATAACAGGTATTTTTCCATAGAAAATGTGGCGATGCTTCAAACTCAAAATAGATATGGATATTTAACGACTTTATCACAATTCAAATATATATTGCACAatttttttcttgagaaagaggcCTTCAAGTTCAACCTCACAAAAAAAATGTTGGAAAACTGAGTACAATTTCGTATATATATGAATGGAAAATCCTTGGTCTAGTACCGGTTTTGGATTTGGATGTTGGGTTATAAAATATGGCTGGGCTTAATCAGTATATTGGATGTTCATTAAGTTAAGTGGTTTCGGTTTCAAGTTTGAAACTAAACGAAACCTAAAACCCAAACGTGAATGGAATTCTATTCAGAATTCAGAAGACACATCCCTTGGTGAAATCCTTGAAGCATCATGATTATTCAATGAAGAGGTATTTGAAGCATCGTGATTCTTCATTGAAGAGGTACTAGTAATTTCTATATAAACCCTGCACACacacttagaaaaatcaatcaattagaaacctAATCATCATTCTATTTGCATCCTAAAAGTTTGTGTCAAAGAGAGAGTTCATCACTTTAAGTTTTGGTTCGCCGTTTCTCGAAGTTTGGAGTGCTACTACATCGAGAAGAAAGTCGTTGTATCCTGGGAGACAGACATCAATAATCCGTAAGCACCAGTACGGGGTGAATCTGTCTTAAGGCTAGAGGATATAATCCTTGCCTCGACTTTGGTTTGTCTAACTGAGTTTGCATCCTTCCTTTCCTTTCTATTCTTCTCTGTTTGTTTCATTACAGTTTATACACAAGATTGCCAACAATAAATTGATAGGGACGATTCTCAGAATACTAAGGATCACTGGCGGTACAAgattaatacatttttcaatataCAGGTTGTCCATGATGGCTATTACAATAGCATTGTGGTTACAAAAGGTGGAGATATTGAGTGTATTTTTGATATTATACCTAGCAATTGACGCAAAAGATATACAGTAACTTTAAAATTAATACCGAGTATGGTTGATTCGAAAAatcaatactttttttttttttgataatcattaATGGGATTttaaggttacaatgagtttaagttcgaaaataagagaatacaaagtaacaagaacataccgtaagagtacaataccgagaaatccgac comes from Papaver somniferum cultivar HN1 chromosome 7, ASM357369v1, whole genome shotgun sequence and encodes:
- the LOC113300056 gene encoding polygalacturonase 1 beta-like protein 3, which translates into the protein MNRLHFLFSFLLLFSSSFLYVNGEKNPFTAKASLIRYWNLKISNNLPKPTFLISKASPLNAVDSSFYTKLADQNSLSPHLPSFCSSANLMCMTDLTPSLSKHSDDVSFTKYSERNFTNYGTNRLGGVDSFKNYSDDQNLAADSFRRYSRDSVGHSDKFSNYQPDGNVADTSFNSYATKATGGSGDFNNYNPNKNVPNLKFTSYADEGNGRVQEFTHYTDNVNAGDEKFTSYGKNGNAVTSGFSSYGKSSNVMGSTFQNYGESGNAANDSFTSYAFDTNNPQNNFNNYGAEGNAATEKFTSYRDQANVGDDSFTSYAKKSNSAKVDFINYGKSFNEGSDKFSGYGQKASNQQIGFAIYGINNSFTDYKDKKSISFAQYTKRTSSGIITSSLMDGHGHGHSGSTVNRWVEPGKFFRESNLKSGNVMPMPDIRDKMPKRSFLPRSISSKLPFSSSKISELKSIFHADENSTMEGILKNTVGECERVPSEGETKKCVGSIEDMIDFATSVLGQNVVVRSTESVKGSKQDIMIGQVKGINGGQVTKSVSCHQSLYPYLVYYCHSVPKVRVYEAEILDAKTKEKINKGTAICHVDTSSWSPTHGAFLALGSQPGKIEVCHWIFENDMTWARAD